One genomic region from Epinephelus moara isolate mb chromosome 8, YSFRI_EMoa_1.0, whole genome shotgun sequence encodes:
- the mboat4 gene encoding ghrelin O-acyltransferase, translating to MGLMSWLWEQHQFLMHQCFSLPFAFLFYFLAKRGYLSLTYRYLYVCLGGCVLAVVTMGIYSLLLFTSTFLFILLVCSVDPSCVHAWVFGVQMLWQTFWHLLIQYREYYLHEPVSIRLFLAVSSLMLLTQRITSVSMDLQEKQVTLTFNSSSKKKTCVMLLPLVSYILNFTTLFGGPLCSYSQFVSLMAGISLNPPPSPLGVVSLKLMQVLMMELVRYCLVYFLKHNTYDPSSSIILYGVLWVWGLAAVLRIQYYSHWRVSECLNNAAGFGFWENSPGDSPDWSGLSDGDFWTTEASSRMSEFARRWNSTTASWLRRLVFTRCKRFPLFMTFSFSAWWHGWHLGHFVGILTWAATVKADYHIHRHLGPKLSSPWRKIYTCISWINTQMIVACVVIAVELRNVSGLRLLSVTYIGLFPLFNVILLFILLKLNTN from the exons ATGGGTTTGATGAGCTGGTTGTGGGAACAACATCAGTTTTTGATGCACCAGTGTTTTTCACTTCCATTcgcatttctgttttatttccttgcTAAACGGGGATATCTGTCCTTGACATACAG GTACCTGTATGTTTGTCTTGGAGGATGCGTCCTGGCGGTCGTCACGATGGGCATCTACAGCTTGCTCCTGTTCACCTCAACTTTCCTCTTTATCCTGCTCGTTTGCTCTGTGGATCCCAGCTGTGTCCACGCCTGGGTGTTTGGTGTCCAGATGTTGTGGCAAACCTTCTGGCACCTGCTTATACAGTACAGGGAATACTACCTGCATGAGCCTGTCAGCATCAG atTGTTTCTGGCAGTGTCCTCTTTGATGCTGCTCACTCAGAGAATCACCTCTGTGTCCATGGACCTCCAGGAAAAACAAGTTACACTAACATTTAATTCTTCATCCAAAAAGAAAACCTGTGTGATGCTTCTCCCTCTTGTCAGTTACATCCTCAACTTCACCACACTGTTCGGTGGGCCTTTGTGCTCCTACAGTCAATTTGTGTCCCTAATGGCGGGAATCAGCCTCAACCCTCCACCTAGTCCACTGGGTGTTGTCTCCTTAAAGTTAATGCAGGTGTTAATGATGGAGTTGGTAAGGTATTGTCTTGTCTATTTCCTGAAACATAACACCTATGATCCCTCCAGCTCTATCATTCTCTATGGCGTCCTGTGGGTTTGGGGTCTGGCGGCAGTTTTGAGGATCCAATATTATTCTCACTGGAGGGTTAGTGAATGCCTCAATAACGCAGCTGGGTTTGGCTTTTGGGAAAATTCACCAGGAGACTCCCCAGACTGGAGCGGACTATCCGATGGAGATTTCTGGACCACTGAAGCGTCGAGCCGTATGTCAGAGTTTGCCCGTCGATGGAACTCCACGACAGCTTCATGGCTGCGTAGGCTGGTTTTTACAAGATGCAAACGTTTCCCATTGTTCATGACTTTTAGCTTCTCAGCGTGGTGGCATGGCTGGCATTTGGGTCACTTTGTGGGAATTCTGACCTGGGCAGCAACCGTGAAAGCAGATTATCACATACACAGGCACCTGGGCCCAAAACTGTCATCTCCATGGAGGAAAATATACACTTGTATAAGTTGGATTAACACTCAAATGATTGTGGCTTGTGTTGTTATAGCAGTAGAATTAAGAAATGTGTCTGGTTTGAGACTTTTGTCTGTAACATACATAgg